One segment of Bradyrhizobium sp. WD16 DNA contains the following:
- a CDS encoding lysine--tRNA ligase: protein MADETALSPGDLRALAEQSNAWPFEQAKQIVARLKKNPKDEVLFETGYGPSGLPHIGTFGEVARTTMVRHAFRVLTEDKIKTRLLAFSDDMDGLRKVPDNIPNKEIIVPHLGKPLTRVPDPFGTHPSFGAHNNARLRKFLDAFSFDYEFASSTDYYTSGRFDQALLKMLANFEKVMAIMLPSLREERAASYSPFLPICPRTGVVLQVPIVAHDVAAGTVSYDDPETRERVTVRVTGGHCKLQWKPDWAMRWVALGVDYEMAGKDLIDSVKLSGKICAALGGVPPEGFNYELFLDEKGQKISKSKGNGLTIDEWLRYASPESLSLFMYREPKAAKRLFFDVIPRNVDDYHQFLDGYGRQDMKQRLANPVWHIHSGQPPAAEMPVTFQLLLTLVSSSNAENAETLWGFIGRYRPGVTPQTHPKLDAMVGYAINYYRDFVAPEKRFRHPTESERGALLDLRDALSQLAPTATAEDIQNVVYEIGRREPFLDTAKKGKDGRPGVSLEWFNMLYQVLLGQEKGPRFGSFVAVYGLNNAIAMIDGALARAAA from the coding sequence ATGGCCGATGAGACTGCGCTGAGCCCCGGCGACCTGCGGGCGCTGGCTGAACAATCCAACGCCTGGCCGTTCGAGCAGGCGAAGCAGATTGTCGCGCGGTTGAAAAAGAACCCGAAGGACGAGGTGCTGTTCGAGACCGGCTACGGCCCGTCCGGCCTGCCTCATATCGGCACCTTCGGCGAAGTGGCGCGCACCACCATGGTGCGCCACGCCTTCCGCGTCCTCACCGAGGACAAGATCAAGACCCGCCTGCTCGCCTTTTCGGACGACATGGACGGGCTGCGCAAGGTGCCGGACAACATCCCCAACAAGGAGATCATCGTTCCCCATCTCGGCAAACCGCTGACGCGGGTGCCGGATCCTTTCGGCACGCATCCGAGCTTCGGCGCTCATAACAATGCTCGGCTGCGCAAATTCCTCGATGCCTTCAGCTTCGACTACGAATTCGCCTCCTCGACGGACTACTACACCTCCGGCCGATTCGATCAGGCGCTGCTCAAGATGCTCGCAAATTTCGAGAAGGTGATGGCGATCATGCTGCCGTCGCTGCGCGAGGAACGGGCGGCGAGCTATTCGCCTTTCCTGCCGATCTGCCCGCGCACCGGCGTCGTGCTGCAGGTGCCGATCGTCGCCCACGATGTCGCAGCCGGGACGGTGTCCTATGACGATCCGGAGACCAGGGAGCGGGTGACGGTGCGGGTGACCGGCGGCCACTGCAAGCTGCAATGGAAGCCGGATTGGGCGATGCGCTGGGTCGCGCTCGGCGTCGATTACGAGATGGCCGGTAAGGACCTGATCGATTCGGTCAAGCTGTCCGGCAAGATCTGCGCCGCGCTCGGCGGGGTGCCGCCGGAAGGCTTCAACTATGAGCTGTTCCTCGACGAGAAGGGCCAGAAGATCTCCAAGTCCAAGGGTAACGGCCTGACCATCGACGAATGGCTGCGCTACGCCTCGCCGGAATCGCTGTCGTTGTTCATGTACCGCGAGCCGAAGGCGGCCAAGCGGCTGTTCTTCGACGTCATTCCGCGCAACGTCGACGACTACCACCAGTTCCTCGACGGCTATGGCCGTCAGGACATGAAGCAGCGTCTCGCCAATCCGGTCTGGCACATCCATTCCGGTCAGCCGCCGGCCGCCGAGATGCCGGTGACCTTCCAGCTCCTCCTGACCCTGGTGTCGTCGTCCAATGCCGAGAACGCCGAGACGCTGTGGGGCTTTATCGGCCGCTATCGGCCCGGGGTGACGCCACAGACCCACCCCAAGCTCGATGCCATGGTCGGCTACGCCATCAACTACTATCGCGACTTCGTCGCGCCCGAGAAGCGCTTCCGGCATCCCACCGAGAGCGAGCGCGGCGCGCTGCTCGACCTGCGCGATGCCCTGTCGCAGCTTGCCCCGACCGCAACGGCCGAGGACATCCAGAACGTCGTCTACGAGATCGGCCGTCGTGAGCCGTTCCTCGATACGGCCAAGAAGGGCAAGGACGGTCGTCCGGGCGTGTCGCTCGAATGGTTCAACATGCTCTATCAGGTGCTGCTCGGCCAGGAGAAGGGCCCGCGGTTTGGCTCCTTCGTCGCTGTCTACGGCCTCAATAACGCCATCGCCATGATCGACGGCGCCCTGGCGAGAGCCGCGGCGTGA
- a CDS encoding quinone-dependent dihydroorotate dehydrogenase has protein sequence MIRAFDTISLPLLRWFDPEDAHRLAIQGLKLFPPARSRADSPMLAVRAFGLNFPNPVGMAAGFDKNAEVPDELLRLGFGFVEIGTVTPRPQSGNPRPRMFRLSEDEGVINRLGFNNDGADMVLRRLAARASRGGIVGVNIGANKDSPDRTADYVRLIELFAPVASYFTVNVSSPNTPGLRNLQQAAQLDDLLARVIDARERVRRNAGESPVLLKIAPDLSLAELDDVVHVARSRKVDGMIVSNTTLSRPPSLKSLRAREQGGLSGRPLFRLSTRMVAETYVRAEGAFPLIGVGGIDSGGAALMKIRAGASLIQVYSSLVFKGLGLIEEIKTDLLSVLRRTGRESLDEIVGADAATITAEDWPA, from the coding sequence GTGATCCGCGCCTTTGACACCATTTCGCTGCCGCTGCTGCGCTGGTTCGATCCGGAGGACGCCCATCGCCTGGCGATTCAGGGGCTCAAGCTTTTTCCGCCGGCGCGGTCTCGCGCCGACAGCCCGATGCTGGCGGTCCGCGCCTTCGGTCTGAACTTTCCCAATCCCGTCGGCATGGCTGCCGGCTTCGACAAGAATGCCGAGGTCCCGGATGAATTATTGCGCCTCGGCTTCGGCTTCGTCGAAATCGGTACGGTGACGCCGCGGCCGCAGTCGGGGAATCCCCGGCCGCGCATGTTCCGCCTGTCGGAAGACGAGGGCGTCATCAATCGGCTTGGTTTCAACAATGACGGCGCCGACATGGTGCTGAGGCGCCTCGCCGCGCGTGCGAGCCGCGGCGGCATCGTCGGCGTCAATATCGGCGCCAACAAGGATTCGCCGGATCGCACCGCGGATTATGTCCGGCTGATCGAACTGTTCGCGCCGGTGGCGAGCTATTTCACCGTCAATGTCTCCTCGCCGAATACCCCCGGCCTGCGCAACCTGCAGCAGGCGGCGCAGCTCGACGATCTCCTGGCGCGCGTGATCGATGCGCGCGAACGCGTGCGGCGCAACGCCGGCGAGAGCCCGGTGCTGCTCAAGATCGCGCCTGATCTGTCGCTCGCCGAACTCGACGACGTCGTTCACGTCGCCCGCTCGCGCAAGGTCGACGGCATGATCGTCTCCAACACCACGCTGTCGCGGCCGCCGTCGCTCAAGAGCCTGCGCGCGCGCGAACAGGGCGGCTTGTCGGGCCGGCCATTGTTCCGCCTGTCGACGCGCATGGTGGCTGAGACCTATGTGCGCGCCGAAGGCGCTTTCCCGCTGATCGGCGTTGGCGGTATCGATTCCGGCGGTGCCGCCCTGATGAAGATCCGCGCCGGCGCCAGCCTGATCCAGGTCTATTCGTCTCTGGTTTTCAAGGGCCTGGGGCTGATCGAGGAGATCAAGACCGATCTGCTCTCGGTGCTGCGCCGGACCGGGCGCGAATCCCTCGACGAGATCGTCGGTGCCGATGCCGCAACGATCACCGCGGAAGACTGGCCGGCTTAG
- a CDS encoding SCO family protein, which translates to MASRTTRPLVIIAAFAVSLAVGLGATLWALGGFSAATAPAAIGGSFRLTDQNGRAVTEASLAGKPSLIFFGFTHCPDICPTSLFEMSELLRALGSDADKVNAVFVSVDPERDTPSVMKDYLSSFDPHLRGLTGDPEAVAKVISAYRVYAKKVPLKDGDYTMDHTALIYLMDRNGRFVAPFNIKRKPEEAASDLKRYL; encoded by the coding sequence ATGGCTTCTCGGACGACGCGCCCTCTGGTGATCATCGCGGCATTTGCCGTGAGCCTCGCCGTCGGCCTTGGCGCCACGTTATGGGCCTTGGGAGGCTTCAGCGCGGCCACTGCGCCGGCTGCAATCGGCGGCTCGTTTCGTCTCACCGACCAGAATGGCCGGGCCGTCACCGAGGCCAGTCTCGCCGGCAAGCCCAGCCTGATCTTCTTCGGTTTCACCCATTGCCCGGACATTTGCCCGACGTCGCTGTTCGAAATGTCGGAGCTGCTCCGCGCCCTGGGCTCCGATGCCGACAAGGTCAATGCCGTCTTCGTCTCGGTCGATCCCGAGCGCGACACGCCTTCGGTGATGAAGGACTACCTGTCGAGCTTCGATCCACATCTGCGCGGACTGACCGGTGATCCCGAAGCGGTCGCCAAGGTGATTTCGGCGTATCGCGTCTATGCCAAGAAAGTACCGCTCAAGGACGGCGACTACACCATGGATCATACCGCCCTGATCTATCTGATGGACCGGAACGGGCGGTTCGTGGCCCCCTTCAACATCAAGCGCAAGCCGGAAGAGGCCGCCTCGGACCTCAAGCGTTACCTGTAG
- a CDS encoding FAD-binding dehydrogenase, which translates to MAEQVDVIIVGSGLAGLVAATEIANAGKRAMVIDQEGEQNLGGQAFWSFGGLFLIDSPEQRRLGVRDSRALAWDDWLGAAGFDRDEDHWPKRWAEAYVDFAAGEKRAWLRAMGHRFFPVVGWAERGGYDATGHGNSVPRFHVTWGTGPGLVEPFARRAQAARAAGLIMFKFRHRVDALTTTAGAVTGVSGAILEPTSGGRGEESSRVETGSFAYSAQAVIVASGGIGGNHELVRQNWPKRLGHAPRHMVSGVPAHVDGRMIGITEAAGGRVINRDRMWHYVEGLQNFDPIWPKHGIRILPGPSSMWFDARGRRLPSPLYPGYDTLGQLAHIMATGYDYSWFILTQSIIKKEFALSGSEQNPDLTGKSWRKTLGRVTNKGAPAPVEAFKKNGIDFIVRNNLEDLVAGMNALSGDNLLSIDAIRYQIEARDRQIDNPYCKDTQVQGIHNARRYIGDRLIRTAKPHRILDPAHGPLIAVRLNILTRKTLGGFETDLDGRVFGTDGRIIGGLYAVGEAAGFGGGGMHGYRALEGTFLGGCLFSGRNAGRAAARTVA; encoded by the coding sequence ATGGCCGAGCAAGTCGACGTCATCATCGTGGGGTCAGGCCTCGCCGGTCTCGTCGCCGCCACCGAAATCGCCAACGCGGGCAAACGGGCCATGGTGATCGATCAGGAAGGCGAACAGAACCTCGGCGGCCAGGCATTCTGGTCGTTCGGCGGTCTGTTCCTCATCGATTCGCCCGAACAGCGGCGCCTCGGTGTTCGCGACTCCCGCGCGCTCGCCTGGGACGACTGGCTCGGCGCCGCCGGCTTCGATCGCGACGAGGACCACTGGCCGAAGCGATGGGCCGAGGCCTATGTCGATTTCGCCGCCGGCGAAAAGCGTGCCTGGCTGCGCGCGATGGGTCATCGCTTCTTTCCCGTGGTGGGCTGGGCCGAGCGCGGCGGCTATGACGCGACCGGCCACGGCAATTCGGTGCCGCGCTTTCACGTCACTTGGGGCACCGGACCGGGCCTCGTCGAGCCCTTCGCCCGCCGCGCCCAGGCGGCACGCGCCGCCGGCCTGATCATGTTCAAGTTCCGCCATCGGGTCGACGCCCTGACCACCACCGCTGGCGCGGTCACCGGTGTCAGCGGAGCCATTCTCGAGCCGACCAGCGGCGGCCGCGGCGAGGAATCCTCGCGGGTCGAAACCGGCAGCTTCGCCTACTCCGCCCAGGCGGTGATCGTCGCCAGCGGCGGCATCGGCGGCAATCATGAGCTGGTGCGGCAAAACTGGCCGAAGCGGCTCGGCCATGCGCCGCGGCATATGGTGTCTGGTGTGCCCGCCCATGTCGACGGCCGCATGATCGGAATCACCGAGGCGGCCGGAGGCCGCGTCATCAACCGCGACCGGATGTGGCACTATGTCGAAGGGCTGCAGAACTTCGATCCGATCTGGCCGAAGCACGGCATCCGCATCCTCCCCGGCCCATCCTCGATGTGGTTCGATGCACGCGGCCGGCGCCTGCCTTCGCCGCTCTATCCCGGCTACGACACCCTCGGCCAGCTCGCCCACATCATGGCGACCGGCTACGACTACTCCTGGTTCATCCTTACCCAGAGCATCATCAAGAAGGAATTTGCGCTGTCCGGCAGCGAGCAAAATCCGGACTTGACCGGAAAGAGCTGGCGCAAGACGCTGGGGCGCGTCACCAACAAGGGCGCGCCGGCGCCGGTCGAGGCATTCAAAAAAAACGGGATCGATTTCATCGTCCGCAACAATCTGGAGGACCTTGTCGCCGGCATGAATGCGCTGAGCGGCGACAACCTCCTGTCCATCGACGCCATCCGCTACCAGATCGAAGCGCGCGACCGGCAGATCGACAATCCCTATTGCAAGGACACGCAGGTGCAGGGGATCCACAATGCGCGGCGCTATATCGGCGACCGCCTGATCCGCACCGCCAAGCCCCACCGTATCCTCGACCCGGCCCACGGTCCCCTGATCGCCGTGCGCCTCAACATTCTCACCCGCAAAACCCTCGGTGGCTTCGAGACCGACCTCGACGGCCGGGTCTTCGGCACCGATGGCCGCATCATCGGCGGGCTCTATGCTGTGGGCGAAGCGGCCGGTTTCGGCGGCGGCGGCATGCACGGCTATCGCGCCCTGGAAGGCACATTTCTCGGCGGCTGCCTGTTCTCTGGCCGCAATGCCGGACGCGCGGCCGCGCGGACAGTCGCGTGA
- a CDS encoding transporter substrate-binding domain-containing protein, whose translation MPVMSAPIARWMFRAGFVAALAMLPGMAPAQVQLPGPRQAEPAAVAPPPQANRPGAAAPGAQAAPQAVPGFWDPRRRPDRPDLSRLTVIRFLTETDYPPFNFTGPDGNPAGFNVDLARLLCEEIKASCTIQMRRFETLVDSLLANRGDAIIASLAVTPQLRSRVDFTDPYYRAPARFVSRRDSVMSEVRPEYLEGKKVGAIAGSAHEAFLKAQFTDAQIVGYPNDDALRQALRRGEVDFIFGDAIALAFWINGTDSAECCVFSGGPFVESRYFGEGIGIAVRKGNDVLRQALNWAMFRIWEKGRYTDLWLRYFSVSPF comes from the coding sequence ATGCCTGTCATGTCCGCCCCGATCGCCCGCTGGATGTTCCGCGCCGGCTTTGTCGCGGCGCTGGCGATGCTGCCTGGCATGGCTCCCGCCCAAGTCCAGCTGCCCGGCCCCCGGCAGGCAGAGCCGGCCGCGGTGGCGCCGCCACCCCAGGCTAACCGGCCAGGAGCCGCGGCGCCAGGCGCCCAGGCCGCGCCCCAGGCGGTGCCCGGGTTCTGGGACCCGCGGCGCCGGCCGGACCGTCCTGATCTGTCGCGCCTCACCGTCATTCGTTTCCTGACCGAGACCGATTATCCGCCGTTCAATTTCACCGGTCCCGACGGCAACCCGGCGGGTTTCAATGTCGATCTGGCCCGGCTGCTTTGCGAGGAGATCAAGGCGAGCTGCACTATCCAGATGCGACGCTTCGAAACCCTGGTGGACTCGCTGCTCGCCAATCGCGGCGACGCCATCATCGCCTCGCTGGCGGTGACGCCGCAGCTCCGCAGCCGGGTCGATTTCACCGACCCCTATTACCGGGCACCGGCGCGGTTCGTTTCTCGGCGGGATTCGGTGATGAGCGAGGTGCGTCCGGAATATCTCGAGGGCAAGAAGGTCGGGGCGATTGCCGGCTCCGCCCATGAAGCCTTCCTCAAGGCACAGTTCACCGATGCCCAGATCGTCGGCTATCCGAACGACGACGCTCTGCGCCAGGCTCTCCGCCGCGGCGAGGTTGATTTCATCTTCGGCGATGCCATCGCGCTGGCCTTCTGGATCAACGGCACCGATTCCGCCGAGTGCTGCGTGTTCAGCGGCGGTCCCTTCGTCGAGAGCCGCTACTTCGGCGAAGGCATCGGCATTGCGGTGCGCAAGGGCAACGATGTGCTGCGCCAGGCGCTGAACTGGGCGATGTTCAGGATCTGGGAGAAAGGCCGCTATACCGACCTGTGGCTGCGGTATTTTTCGGTGAGCCCGTTCTGA
- a CDS encoding MBL fold metallo-hydrolase has protein sequence MQLRFVGCGDAFGSGGRFNTCFHVTGDTVNFLIDCGASSLPALKRCGTDLGAIDLVLITHFHGDHFAGLPFLILDAQFGRRERPLTIAGPAGLPARLTAVMEALFEHSSATRQRFDLDLIELVPDQPRNLGAIRVTPCTAVHGQSGGPFLSYRIEVEGRTIAYTGDTEWTDALVDVGRGADLFIAEAYTFGREVRNHLGYDRLAAELPRIGARHVVLTHLGETMLSHADEVPYTVASDGLVVDL, from the coding sequence ATGCAGCTGCGGTTTGTCGGCTGCGGCGATGCCTTCGGTTCGGGCGGCCGCTTCAATACGTGCTTTCACGTCACCGGCGACACCGTCAATTTCCTGATCGATTGCGGCGCCTCGTCGCTGCCGGCGCTCAAGCGCTGCGGCACCGATCTCGGCGCCATCGATCTCGTCCTCATCACGCATTTCCACGGCGATCATTTTGCTGGCCTCCCCTTTCTGATTCTCGATGCCCAGTTCGGCCGCCGCGAGCGGCCACTGACCATCGCCGGACCCGCGGGGCTGCCGGCGCGGCTCACCGCGGTCATGGAAGCGCTGTTCGAGCATTCTTCCGCCACGCGCCAGCGCTTCGATCTCGATCTGATCGAGCTCGTGCCCGATCAGCCGCGGAACCTCGGCGCGATCCGGGTGACGCCCTGCACCGCGGTCCATGGCCAATCCGGCGGCCCGTTCCTCAGCTACCGCATCGAGGTCGAGGGCCGTACGATCGCCTATACCGGCGACACCGAATGGACCGACGCGCTGGTCGATGTCGGCCGTGGCGCCGACCTGTTCATCGCCGAGGCCTACACATTCGGCCGCGAGGTGCGAAATCACCTCGGCTATGATCGCCTTGCCGCCGAACTGCCACGGATCGGCGCCCGGCACGTGGTGCTCACCCATCTTGGCGAGACGATGCTTTCCCATGCCGACGAGGTGCCCTACACCGTCGCCAGCGATGGCCTTGTAGTGGACTTGTAA
- a CDS encoding DUF6460 domain-containing protein: MDQKPIEARNGSDAFSRFLGGSPLSVAFRLILLSILVGVVLAAIGFDPWNILRSIQLLVERIWDLGFDAVNWLWRYFLLGAVIVIPIWLLSRVFGTPRPH, translated from the coding sequence ATGGACCAGAAGCCGATCGAGGCCCGCAACGGCAGCGACGCCTTCAGCCGCTTCCTCGGCGGTTCGCCGTTGTCGGTCGCCTTTCGACTGATCCTGCTGTCGATCCTGGTCGGCGTGGTGCTCGCGGCCATCGGCTTCGATCCGTGGAACATCCTGCGCTCGATCCAGCTGCTGGTCGAGCGGATCTGGGATCTCGGCTTCGATGCTGTCAATTGGCTGTGGCGCTATTTCCTGCTCGGCGCCGTGATCGTCATTCCGATCTGGCTGTTGTCGCGGGTCTTCGGCACGCCACGGCCGCACTGA
- a CDS encoding ABC transporter ATP-binding protein, translated as MQPIISVANLSKVYASGFKALDNVNLEIRRGEIFALLGPNGAGKTTLISVICGIVNPTSGNVVVDGHDIITDYRAARACIGLVPQELTTDAFETVLATVSFSRGLFGKAPDPAHVERVLKALSLWDKKDSMLMTLSGGMKRRVLIAKALSHEPKVLFLDEPTAGVDVELRKGMWEVVRFLRERGVTIILTTHYIEEAEQMADRIGIIRRGEIILVEDKAELMRKLGQKQLTLHLQSPIDAVPDALAPYGLTLGAEGHEIVYNYDTQAERTGITSLLSDLRAAGVNFKDLQTRESSLEDIFVGLVRK; from the coding sequence ATGCAGCCAATCATCTCCGTCGCGAACCTGTCGAAGGTCTATGCTTCGGGGTTCAAGGCGCTCGACAACGTCAATCTGGAGATCCGGCGCGGCGAGATTTTCGCGCTGCTCGGTCCCAATGGGGCCGGCAAAACGACCTTGATCAGCGTCATCTGCGGCATCGTCAATCCGACCAGCGGCAATGTGGTCGTCGATGGCCATGATATCATTACCGACTATCGCGCCGCCCGCGCTTGCATCGGTCTGGTTCCACAGGAACTCACCACCGACGCGTTCGAAACCGTCTTGGCAACTGTAAGCTTTTCCCGCGGCCTGTTCGGCAAGGCGCCGGACCCGGCGCATGTCGAGCGGGTGCTCAAGGCCCTGTCGCTGTGGGACAAGAAGGACAGCATGCTGATGACGCTGTCGGGCGGCATGAAGCGTCGCGTCCTGATCGCCAAAGCGCTGTCGCATGAGCCCAAGGTGCTGTTCCTGGACGAGCCGACCGCCGGGGTCGACGTCGAGCTGCGCAAGGGCATGTGGGAGGTCGTCCGCTTCCTGCGGGAGCGAGGGGTGACCATCATCCTGACCACGCATTACATCGAAGAAGCCGAGCAGATGGCCGATCGCATCGGCATCATCCGCAGGGGCGAGATCATCCTGGTCGAGGACAAGGCCGAGCTGATGCGCAAGCTCGGCCAGAAGCAGCTCACTTTGCATCTGCAGTCGCCGATCGATGCGGTTCCCGATGCCCTGGCACCCTACGGGTTGACGCTCGGTGCCGAAGGGCACGAAATCGTCTACAACTACGACACCCAGGCCGAGCGTACCGGCATCACTTCGCTGCTCAGCGACTTGCGTGCGGCGGGCGTCAATTTCAAGGATCTGCAGACGAGGGAGAGTTCGCTCGAGGACATCTTCGTCGGGCTGGTGCGGAAATGA
- a CDS encoding DUF952 domain-containing protein: MSTIYKICPASAWREAERLGVYRGSADDLRDGFIHFSTAGQVAETARKHFHGQTGLFLVAVDPDQLGDALRLEPSRGGELFPHLYGELDLAAVTDVLELRDRADGGHDIPELAP, encoded by the coding sequence GTGTCCACCATCTACAAAATCTGTCCTGCTTCCGCATGGCGGGAGGCCGAGCGGCTCGGGGTCTACCGTGGCAGCGCCGATGACCTGCGGGACGGCTTCATCCATTTTTCCACGGCTGGGCAGGTGGCGGAAACTGCGCGGAAGCACTTCCACGGCCAGACCGGCTTGTTCCTGGTCGCCGTCGATCCCGATCAGCTGGGCGATGCCCTGCGCCTGGAACCCTCGCGCGGCGGCGAACTATTCCCCCATCTTTATGGTGAACTCGATCTCGCGGCTGTGACGGACGTGCTCGAATTGCGCGACCGTGCCGATGGCGGCCATGACATTCCGGAGCTTGCGCCGTGA
- a CDS encoding MATE family efflux transporter, with translation MDARADDLRDRAAPVTMTTRRVFAIAGPAMIANLTTPLLGIVATAAVGRLGDSTLLGGVAMAAVAFDCLFWLFGFLRMGTVALTAQAQGAGDDGERRAVLARAVGLALAFGAALVVLQRPLGAAIFAMIGGSDAATAAARSYFDVRLWSAPLVLGNYVLLGWLVGQARPGLALLLQVVVNAVNIAATAFLVLGLGAGVVGAAAAAVLAEGTGFVLGAAIAWRLLGGQLAVARAALLRGEEWRRLVAINRDILIRTAALIAAFLFFTAQGARAGDDVLAANAVLNNFMLIGSFFLDGLATAAEQLCGHTTGAHDGGGFRRAVRLVVGWGIGFGAAVSLAFLLAGAVLIDIITTSEAVRATARLYLTLAALAPLCGALAYTFDGIFIGATWSRDMRNLMILSLGIYFAAWWLMQGLGNSGLWLALLVFLLARGLSQLLRYPALVRKAFG, from the coding sequence ATGGACGCGCGGGCCGACGACCTCCGCGACCGCGCCGCCCCGGTCACGATGACCACGCGCCGCGTCTTCGCGATCGCTGGCCCGGCGATGATCGCCAATCTAACGACGCCGCTGCTCGGCATCGTCGCGACCGCCGCCGTGGGACGGCTGGGCGATTCGACATTGCTGGGCGGTGTCGCCATGGCCGCCGTCGCCTTCGATTGCCTGTTCTGGCTGTTCGGCTTTCTGCGCATGGGCACCGTGGCGCTGACAGCGCAGGCCCAAGGCGCCGGCGATGACGGCGAAAGGCGCGCCGTGCTGGCGCGGGCAGTGGGGTTGGCGCTGGCCTTCGGCGCGGCGCTGGTGGTGCTCCAGCGGCCGCTCGGCGCGGCGATCTTCGCCATGATCGGCGGCAGCGACGCGGCGACCGCCGCCGCGCGCAGCTATTTCGACGTACGGCTATGGTCGGCGCCCCTGGTGCTCGGCAATTACGTGCTGCTCGGCTGGCTGGTCGGGCAGGCGCGCCCCGGCCTGGCGCTATTGCTGCAGGTTGTCGTCAACGCCGTCAACATCGCGGCGACCGCGTTCCTGGTGCTGGGGCTTGGCGCCGGTGTGGTTGGCGCCGCAGCCGCAGCAGTCCTTGCCGAGGGCACCGGCTTTGTGCTGGGCGCCGCCATTGCATGGCGCCTGCTGGGCGGCCAGCTCGCCGTTGCGCGCGCCGCATTGCTGCGAGGCGAGGAATGGCGGCGGCTCGTCGCCATCAATCGCGACATCCTGATCCGCACCGCGGCGCTGATTGCCGCTTTCCTGTTCTTCACCGCCCAGGGCGCCCGCGCGGGGGATGACGTTCTTGCGGCCAACGCGGTGCTGAACAATTTCATGCTGATCGGCTCGTTCTTTCTCGACGGCCTTGCAACCGCCGCGGAACAGCTCTGCGGCCACACCACCGGCGCCCATGACGGCGGTGGTTTCCGGCGCGCGGTGCGCCTCGTGGTGGGCTGGGGCATCGGCTTCGGCGCAGCGGTCAGCCTCGCCTTTCTCCTCGCCGGCGCAGTGCTGATCGACATCATCACCACCAGCGAGGCGGTCCGCGCCACCGCGCGCCTCTATCTGACGCTGGCGGCACTGGCACCGCTGTGCGGCGCCCTCGCCTACACCTTCGACGGCATCTTCATCGGCGCGACCTGGTCGCGCGACATGCGCAACCTGATGATCCTGTCGCTCGGCATCTATTTCGCCGCGTGGTGGCTGATGCAGGGCCTCGGCAACAGCGGACTGTGGCTCGCGCTGCTGGTCTTCCTGCTGGCGCGCGGCTTGTCCCAGTTGCTGCGCTATCCGGCGCTGGTCCGCAAGGCGTTCGGGTGA
- a CDS encoding ABC transporter permease → MTVNLHGVLAIYRFEMARTRRTVFQSVVSPVLSTSLYFVVFGAAIGSRITEIQGVSYGEFIVPGLIMLMLMTQSVSNASFGIYFPKFTGTIYELLSAPISYLEVVIGYVGAAATKSVILGLIVLGTAALFVDLRIDHPVWMLSFLLLTAVSFSLLGFVIGIWAQGFEQLQVIPLLVVTPLTFLGGTFYSVEVLPPTWHTLSLFNPVVYLISGFRWSFYSVADVHVAISAAVAGIFLLICLVAIWWIFRTGYRLKS, encoded by the coding sequence ATGACGGTGAATCTCCACGGCGTGCTTGCAATTTATCGCTTTGAAATGGCGCGGACCCGACGCACGGTGTTCCAGAGCGTTGTCTCGCCGGTGCTGTCGACCTCGCTCTATTTCGTCGTTTTCGGCGCGGCCATCGGCTCGCGCATCACCGAAATCCAGGGCGTCAGTTACGGCGAGTTCATCGTGCCGGGGCTGATTATGCTGATGCTGATGACCCAGAGCGTGTCCAACGCCTCGTTCGGCATCTACTTTCCGAAATTCACCGGCACCATCTACGAGCTGCTGTCGGCGCCGATCTCCTATCTCGAGGTGGTGATCGGCTATGTCGGCGCGGCGGCGACAAAATCGGTCATCCTCGGCCTCATCGTGCTCGGCACTGCGGCGTTGTTCGTCGATCTGCGGATCGATCATCCGGTCTGGATGCTGAGCTTTCTGCTGCTCACCGCGGTGTCCTTCAGCCTGCTCGGCTTCGTCATTGGCATCTGGGCGCAGGGTTTCGAGCAGCTCCAGGTGATCCCGCTCCTGGTGGTGACGCCGCTGACCTTTCTCGGCGGCACCTTCTATTCCGTCGAGGTGCTGCCGCCGACCTGGCACACGCTGTCGCTGTTCAATCCGGTCGTCTACCTGATCAGCGGCTTCCGCTGGAGCTTTTACAGCGTTGCCGACGTCCATGTCGCCATCAGCGCCGCGGTGGCCGGGATCTTCCTGCTGATCTGCCTGGTCGCGATCTGGTGGATCTTCCGGACTGGCTATCGGTTGAAGAGCTGA